A region from the Campylobacter subantarcticus LMG 24377 genome encodes:
- the fliG gene encoding flagellar motor switch protein FliG: MIKLSEEQKMVYDDLSMPEKVAIFLIQLGEDVTTVLFSHMDINVITEISRYIALAKNVDKPVATAVLEEFYTLLQSNQYLKSGGLEYAKEILFRTFGPEIANKILEKLTKSMENNQNFAYLSQIKPQQLADFIIKEHPQTIALILAHMETTQAAETLEYFSDELRAEVVIRMANLGDISPSIIKRVSAVLESKLESLTSYKVEVGGPRAVAEVLNRLGQKASKTTLSYIEQSDEKLATTIKDLMFTFDDISQLSTNAIREVLKAADKRDLMIGLKGASEDLKQKFMANMSTRAAEAFVEEMGFLGAVRVKDVEEAQRKVVEVVQKLAEQGLIQVGEADEMIE; this comes from the coding sequence ATGATAAAGCTTAGTGAAGAACAAAAAATGGTCTATGATGACCTTTCTATGCCAGAAAAGGTTGCGATATTTTTAATTCAATTAGGAGAAGATGTAACGACAGTTTTATTTTCTCATATGGATATTAATGTCATTACAGAAATCTCACGTTATATTGCTTTGGCGAAGAATGTTGATAAACCTGTAGCCACAGCAGTATTAGAAGAATTTTATACTCTATTGCAGTCAAACCAGTATTTAAAAAGCGGTGGTTTGGAATATGCAAAAGAAATTTTATTTAGAACTTTTGGTCCTGAAATTGCCAATAAAATTTTGGAAAAACTTACCAAAAGTATGGAAAACAACCAAAACTTTGCTTATCTTTCACAAATTAAACCACAACAACTTGCAGACTTTATCATTAAAGAGCATCCACAAACCATTGCATTGATTTTGGCGCATATGGAAACTACTCAAGCGGCAGAAACTTTAGAGTATTTTAGCGATGAATTAAGAGCTGAGGTTGTGATTAGAATGGCAAATCTTGGAGATATTTCACCTTCAATCATCAAAAGAGTATCTGCTGTACTTGAAAGCAAACTCGAAAGTCTTACTTCTTATAAGGTTGAAGTGGGTGGCCCAAGAGCTGTTGCTGAAGTACTTAATCGTTTGGGTCAAAAAGCTTCTAAAACAACACTTTCTTATATTGAACAAAGCGATGAAAAACTTGCTACAACCATTAAAGATTTAATGTTTACATTTGATGATATTTCTCAACTTAGTACTAATGCAATTAGAGAGGTTTTAAAGGCTGCTGATAAGCGTGATTTGATGATAGGTTTAAAAGGTGCAAGCGAGGATCTAAAGCAAAAATTTATGGCAAATATGTCTACGCGTGCAGCTGAAGCTTTTGTAGAAGAAATGGGATTTTTAGGTGCAGTACGTGTTAAAGATGTAGAAGAAGCACAAAGAAAAGTGGTGGAAGTGGTGCAAAAACTTGCAGAACAAGGTCTTATCCAAGTGGGTGAGGCTGATGAGATGATAGAGTAA
- the serC gene encoding phosphoserine transaminase produces MRVMNFSAGPSNLPDEVLKEAQEHLFDYHGKGFSIMEVSHRGKVFEEVHFDAIKMAKELYGVSDDYEVLLMQGGASLQFAMIPMNLYMGGVCEFANTGVWTKKAIKEAEILGVNTKIVASSQESEFNHIPQFEFSDNADYAYICSNNTIYGTQYKSYPKTKSPLIIDASSDFFSKKIDFSNIAMLFGGVQKNAGISGLACAFLRKDMIERSKNKNIPSMLKYSIYAENNSLFNTPATFAIYMFNLEMKWLLNQGGLDKINEQNIQKAKILYDVIDESNGFYKGHAKKEDRSLVNVSFNIAHDKNLESVFVKEAEENGMIGLKGHKILGGIRASIYNSVSIEKVQKLSEFMKDFAKKHA; encoded by the coding sequence ATGAGAGTAATGAATTTTAGTGCAGGTCCTTCAAATTTGCCTGATGAGGTTTTAAAAGAAGCACAGGAGCATTTGTTTGATTATCATGGCAAAGGCTTTTCTATTATGGAAGTTTCTCACCGTGGTAAGGTTTTTGAAGAAGTGCATTTTGATGCGATTAAAATGGCTAAAGAACTTTATGGCGTAAGTGATGATTATGAAGTGCTTTTGATGCAAGGTGGAGCTAGCTTACAATTTGCTATGATACCTATGAATTTATATATGGGTGGAGTTTGTGAATTTGCTAATACAGGAGTTTGGACTAAAAAGGCTATTAAAGAGGCTGAAATTTTAGGAGTAAATACAAAAATAGTAGCAAGTAGCCAAGAAAGTGAGTTTAATCATATCCCACAATTTGAATTTAGCGATAATGCTGATTATGCATATATATGCTCAAATAATACCATTTATGGAACTCAATATAAAAGTTATCCAAAGACTAAAAGTCCTTTGATAATTGATGCTTCTAGTGATTTTTTCTCTAAAAAGATAGATTTTTCTAATATTGCTATGCTTTTTGGCGGAGTGCAAAAAAATGCAGGAATTTCAGGACTTGCTTGTGCATTTTTGCGTAAAGATATGATAGAGCGTAGTAAAAATAAAAATATACCTAGTATGTTAAAATACAGCATTTATGCTGAAAACAATTCTTTATTTAATACACCTGCAACCTTTGCTATATATATGTTTAATCTTGAAATGAAATGGCTTTTAAATCAAGGTGGCTTAGATAAAATCAATGAGCAAAACATACAAAAGGCTAAAATTTTATATGATGTGATTGATGAGAGTAATGGTTTTTATAAAGGTCATGCTAAAAAAGAAGATAGATCGCTAGTGAATGTTAGTTTTAATATAGCTCATGATAAAAACTTAGAATCAGTTTTTGTAAAAGAAGCTGAAGAAAATGGCATGATAGGCCTTAAAGGGCATAAAATTTTAGGTGGAATTCGTGCTAGTATTTATAATTCTGTCAGCATTGAAAAGGTTCAAAAGTTAAGTGAATTTATGAAAGATTTTGCTAAAAAACATGCTTGA
- the fliH gene encoding flagellar assembly protein FliH, producing the protein MAKLTNVISPENISTHVVEDYHFKVMSEMSSNEEQKQEENQTINQTSPVQNAIQQTVEIQTVETTQQAPQPQIQPDFVEDLLKKTDEMSGNIIKLQMQIESQEAEFNNRLNVELEHAKEKFTKEGYEQAQKKFENELEALKEKYLKSVEKLEGTVQNLNEFLSKNEKELADTAVIIAKEVIAKELEENSSLIALNLAKELMNELKNATKIELKLNPDDFEYVKIHLQEQNNIKFSLDDAINKGSVLILSDAGNIESNLNNRLQKIKNMVNE; encoded by the coding sequence ATGGCTAAATTAACCAATGTGATCTCACCTGAAAATATTTCTACTCATGTGGTTGAGGATTATCATTTTAAAGTTATGAGTGAAATGTCTTCTAATGAAGAACAAAAACAAGAAGAAAATCAAACTATAAACCAAACTTCCCCAGTTCAAAATGCTATCCAGCAAACGGTAGAAATTCAAACAGTAGAAACCACCCAACAAGCTCCACAACCACAAATTCAACCTGATTTTGTAGAAGATTTGCTTAAAAAAACTGATGAAATGTCAGGGAATATTATTAAGTTGCAAATGCAAATAGAAAGTCAAGAAGCTGAATTTAATAATCGCTTAAATGTAGAATTAGAACATGCAAAAGAAAAATTTACCAAAGAAGGTTATGAACAAGCTCAAAAAAAATTTGAAAATGAATTAGAAGCTTTAAAAGAAAAATACTTAAAAAGTGTGGAAAAACTTGAAGGTACAGTGCAAAATTTAAATGAGTTTTTATCTAAAAATGAAAAAGAATTAGCCGATACTGCTGTAATTATTGCAAAAGAAGTGATAGCAAAAGAGCTTGAAGAAAATTCATCACTCATAGCATTAAATTTAGCAAAAGAACTTATGAATGAGCTTAAAAATGCTACTAAAATAGAATTAAAATTAAATCCTGATGATTTTGAGTATGTAAAAATACACTTGCAAGAACAAAATAATATCAAATTTAGCCTTGATGATGCGATTAACAAGGGAAGTGTTTTAATATTAAGTGATGCAGGCAATATAGAATCAAACCTTAATAATCGTTTGCAAAAAATCAAAAATATGGTTAACGAATGA
- the uvrA gene encoding excinuclease ABC subunit UvrA: MNNDKISIIGAKENNLKNINLEIPKNKLIVFTGLSGSGKSTLAFGTLYAEGQRRYIESLSAYARQFLDKVGKPNVDKIEGLTPAIAIDQKTTSKNPRSTVGTITEIYDYLRLLYARVGVQHCHQCGQKISSMSAADIVGEILKLPKGAKIIIYAPLIKEKKGTFADLLENLVAKGYVRAQIDGVLTRLDEDIELAKTKKHTIKLVIDRLEVQDDMLARLASDIEKGLSESFGEVEIEVLNNEELNIPKHFHYSEHNACFDCKISFPLLEPLSFSFNSPKGACPSCDGLGIRYTLDMKKLINEELSLEAGAVKLLYGFNKSYYYKFLMAFCEQNDIRVKIPYNELSEEEKRLVLYGNAKEINFLWKRHRLSRKFEGAVKYAYEMLKDEKDLSEYMSEKICKDCNGHRLRAESLAVKVADKNLGEILDMSIENTTAFFSIEANFAYLSEQERLIAKPIFKEINERLFFLYDVGLGYLSLGRDARTISGGEAQRIRIASQIGSGLSGVMYVLDEPSIGLHERDTVKLIKTLRNLQQKGNTLIVVEHDKMTIEEADFIVDIGPNAGKFGGEVVFSGTYKELLKSKSQTALYMSGKKQITHQKNREQKDFISLKDVSINNIQNLSVDFPLHNLVAITGVSGSGKSSLILQTLLPFAKEELNRAKKVKKLSGAKIEGLEKLDKVIYLDQSPIGRTPRSNPATYTGAMDEIRNLFAATKEAKMRGYKAGRFSFNVKGGRCEKCSGDGEIKIEMHFLPDVMVTCDVCNGKRYNDATLEIKYKGKSIADVLNMSIIEASEFFTSVPKIKQKLDTLVKVGLDYLTLGQNATTLSGGEAQRIKLAKELSRSDTGKTLYILDEPTTGLHFEDVNKLIVVLQHLVDLGNSVFVIEHNLDVIKNADYIIDMGPEGGVKGGKVIAKGSVEELAKNHEKSGSYTGYYLNLELKDKNNYV; this comes from the coding sequence ATGAATAATGACAAAATAAGTATCATTGGTGCTAAGGAAAATAATCTTAAAAATATCAACCTAGAAATTCCTAAAAATAAGCTTATAGTTTTTACAGGACTTAGTGGAAGCGGTAAATCTACTTTAGCTTTTGGCACACTATATGCAGAAGGTCAACGCCGTTATATTGAGAGTTTAAGTGCTTATGCAAGACAGTTTTTAGATAAAGTAGGCAAACCAAATGTTGATAAAATAGAAGGCCTAACTCCTGCTATTGCCATTGATCAAAAAACAACTTCTAAAAATCCTCGTTCTACTGTCGGGACTATTACTGAAATTTATGACTATTTAAGACTTTTATACGCAAGAGTAGGGGTGCAACATTGTCACCAATGCGGACAAAAAATTTCATCTATGAGTGCAGCAGATATTGTGGGAGAAATTTTAAAACTTCCAAAGGGAGCGAAGATCATTATTTATGCGCCATTGATTAAAGAAAAAAAAGGAACTTTTGCAGATCTTTTAGAGAATTTAGTTGCAAAAGGCTATGTTAGAGCGCAAATTGATGGGGTTTTGACGCGTCTTGATGAGGATATTGAGCTTGCTAAAACAAAAAAACATACGATAAAGCTTGTGATAGATAGACTTGAAGTGCAAGATGATATGCTAGCAAGACTTGCAAGTGATATAGAAAAAGGACTTAGTGAGAGTTTTGGTGAAGTAGAAATTGAAGTTTTAAATAATGAAGAATTAAATATACCTAAACATTTTCATTATAGTGAACATAATGCTTGTTTTGATTGCAAAATTTCTTTTCCTTTGCTTGAGCCTTTGAGTTTTTCTTTTAATTCTCCCAAAGGTGCATGTCCAAGTTGTGATGGTCTTGGTATAAGATATACATTAGATATGAAAAAGCTTATCAATGAAGAATTAAGCTTAGAAGCAGGGGCTGTAAAGCTATTATACGGGTTTAATAAAAGTTATTATTATAAGTTTTTAATGGCCTTTTGTGAGCAAAATGATATCAGGGTAAAAATTCCATATAATGAGTTAAGTGAAGAGGAAAAGCGTTTAGTGCTTTATGGTAATGCAAAAGAAATTAATTTTTTATGGAAAAGACATCGTTTAAGCCGTAAATTTGAAGGTGCGGTTAAATATGCTTATGAAATGTTAAAAGATGAAAAAGATCTTAGTGAGTATATGAGTGAAAAAATCTGTAAAGATTGTAATGGTCATCGTTTAAGAGCTGAAAGTTTGGCTGTGAAAGTAGCGGATAAAAATTTAGGTGAAATTTTAGATATGAGTATAGAAAATACCACTGCATTTTTTTCAATAGAAGCTAATTTTGCGTATTTGAGTGAGCAAGAAAGATTGATAGCTAAGCCTATTTTTAAAGAAATTAATGAAAGATTATTTTTTCTTTATGATGTGGGACTTGGGTACTTATCTTTAGGGCGTGATGCAAGAACCATTAGCGGAGGCGAGGCGCAAAGAATTCGTATAGCATCTCAAATTGGAAGTGGCTTGAGTGGGGTGATGTATGTTTTAGATGAACCAAGCATAGGTTTGCATGAGCGAGATACTGTAAAACTTATAAAAACCCTAAGAAATCTTCAACAAAAGGGTAATACTCTAATCGTGGTTGAACATGATAAAATGACTATAGAAGAAGCAGATTTTATCGTAGATATAGGCCCAAATGCTGGTAAATTTGGTGGTGAGGTTGTATTTAGTGGGACTTATAAAGAATTGTTAAAAAGCAAAAGCCAAACCGCCCTTTATATGAGTGGTAAAAAGCAAATTACCCATCAAAAAAACAGAGAACAAAAAGATTTTATCAGCTTAAAAGATGTGAGTATTAATAATATTCAAAATTTGAGTGTAGATTTTCCACTACACAATCTTGTGGCAATTACAGGCGTTTCAGGAAGTGGTAAAAGCTCATTAATTTTACAAACTTTGCTTCCATTTGCAAAAGAAGAGCTTAACCGTGCTAAAAAAGTTAAAAAACTAAGTGGGGCTAAAATAGAAGGACTAGAAAAACTTGATAAGGTAATTTATCTTGATCAAAGTCCTATAGGAAGAACCCCGCGTTCAAATCCTGCTACTTATACAGGTGCTATGGATGAAATTCGTAATCTTTTTGCAGCTACCAAAGAAGCTAAAATGCGAGGTTATAAAGCAGGGCGTTTTTCTTTTAATGTTAAAGGCGGGAGATGTGAAAAGTGTAGTGGTGATGGAGAGATTAAAATCGAAATGCACTTTTTACCTGATGTAATGGTAACTTGTGATGTGTGTAATGGCAAAAGATACAATGATGCAACACTAGAGATCAAATACAAAGGCAAAAGCATAGCTGATGTTTTAAATATGAGTATTATTGAAGCAAGTGAATTTTTTACTTCAGTACCAAAGATAAAACAAAAGCTTGATACTTTGGTAAAAGTTGGACTTGATTATCTAACTTTAGGGCAAAATGCGACTACTTTAAGTGGTGGGGAGGCTCAGCGTATTAAGCTAGCTAAAGAGTTAAGCAGAAGCGATACGGGAAAAACTCTTTATATTTTAGATGAGCCTACAACGGGGCTTCATTTTGAAGATGTTAATAAGCTCATTGTGGTTTTGCAACATTTAGTTGATCTTGGAAATAGTGTGTTTGTGATAGAACATAATTTAGATGTGATTAAAAATGCTGATTATATCATCGATATGGGACCTGAAGGTGGGGTTAAAGGTGGTAAGGTTATAGCTAAAGGTAGCGTTGAAGAGCTTGCAAAAAATCATGAAAAAAGTGGTTCTTATACGGGGTATTATCTAAATTTAGAGCTTAAAGATAAAAATAACTATGTTTAA
- the dxs gene encoding 1-deoxy-D-xylulose-5-phosphate synthase, translating into MIDLNNLNIKNMQIKELENLANNLREVIIDTVSKNGGHLSSNLGVVELSIGMHYVFNVQKDPFIFDVSHQSYPHKLLSGKIDNFHTLRQFNGISGYTKPDEGDYFVAGHSSTSISLAVGACKAIRLKNEDRVPVVLIGDGALSAGMAYEALNELGDREYPCVIILNDNEMSISKPIGAISKYLSQAMATQFYQKFKKRIENLLEYFPQGASYMAKRFEESLRLITPGLLFEELGLEYIGPIDGHNLNEVINALNQAKAMNKPCVVHAQTIKGKGYTLAEGKNAKWHGVGAFDRSSGESLKANMNKKSATEIFSNTLLNLAQKYENIVGVTAAMPSGTGIDKLMEKYPERFWDVAIAEQHAVTSMAAMAKEGFKPFIAIYSTFMQRAYDQVIHDCAIMNLNVVIAMDRAGIVGEDGETHQGVFDISFLSAIPNITLVAPRDEAMMEKIMEYAYFHQGVFALRYPRGNFLLDDNFNPCEIKLGKAQILSKVQSDKVFLGFGQGAAKAKLVLDKLGLDYASLIDLIFAKPLDEELLKELAKDTKTWFIFSDSAKIGGVGSLIANFLQKENLCHIKLVSFEFEDQFITHGKTNEVEKFLEIDVESLCKKIKIY; encoded by the coding sequence ATGATAGATTTGAATAACTTAAATATTAAAAATATGCAAATTAAAGAGTTAGAAAATTTAGCTAATAATTTGCGTGAAGTTATTATAGATACAGTGAGCAAAAATGGTGGTCATTTGAGTTCAAATTTAGGTGTTGTTGAGCTTAGTATAGGAATGCATTATGTTTTTAATGTACAAAAAGATCCTTTTATTTTCGATGTTTCACATCAATCTTACCCGCATAAGCTTTTAAGTGGTAAGATAGATAATTTTCATACTCTAAGGCAGTTTAATGGTATAAGTGGTTATACCAAACCTGATGAAGGGGATTATTTTGTAGCGGGTCATTCAAGTACTTCTATATCTTTAGCGGTTGGAGCTTGTAAAGCTATAAGATTAAAAAATGAAGATCGTGTACCAGTGGTGTTAATCGGTGATGGTGCATTAAGTGCAGGTATGGCTTATGAAGCCTTAAATGAGCTTGGTGATAGAGAATACCCATGTGTAATTATCTTAAATGATAATGAAATGAGTATTTCCAAGCCAATTGGAGCTATCTCTAAGTATTTATCTCAAGCAATGGCAACGCAGTTTTATCAAAAATTTAAAAAACGCATAGAAAATCTTTTAGAATACTTTCCTCAAGGTGCTTCTTATATGGCAAAGCGTTTTGAAGAAAGCTTAAGACTTATCACACCTGGACTTTTGTTTGAAGAATTAGGACTTGAGTATATTGGGCCTATTGATGGGCATAATTTAAATGAAGTTATTAATGCACTCAATCAAGCTAAAGCTATGAATAAACCTTGTGTAGTGCATGCGCAAACTATCAAAGGCAAAGGTTATACATTAGCTGAGGGAAAAAATGCAAAATGGCATGGGGTAGGTGCTTTTGATAGAAGTAGTGGGGAGAGCTTAAAGGCTAATATGAACAAAAAAAGTGCGACAGAAATTTTTTCAAATACACTTTTGAATTTAGCTCAAAAATATGAAAATATAGTAGGTGTAACTGCTGCTATGCCAAGTGGAACTGGAATAGATAAGCTAATGGAAAAATACCCTGAGCGTTTTTGGGATGTAGCAATTGCAGAACAACATGCTGTGACTTCTATGGCGGCTATGGCAAAAGAAGGTTTTAAACCTTTTATAGCAATTTATAGCACTTTTATGCAAAGAGCATATGATCAAGTAATTCATGATTGTGCTATTATGAATTTAAATGTTGTTATTGCCATGGATAGAGCAGGAATTGTAGGAGAAGATGGAGAAACTCATCAAGGTGTTTTTGATATTAGTTTTTTAAGTGCTATACCAAATATTACCCTAGTGGCTCCAAGAGATGAGGCTATGATGGAAAAAATCATGGAGTATGCTTATTTTCATCAAGGTGTTTTTGCTCTTCGTTACCCTAGGGGCAATTTTTTATTAGACGATAATTTTAATCCATGTGAGATAAAACTTGGTAAAGCTCAAATTTTATCTAAAGTGCAAAGCGATAAAGTGTTTTTAGGCTTTGGACAAGGTGCGGCTAAGGCAAAACTAGTTTTAGATAAACTTGGTTTAGATTATGCGAGCTTAATAGATTTGATTTTTGCAAAACCTTTAGATGAAGAGCTTTTAAAAGAGTTGGCAAAAGATACAAAAACTTGGTTTATTTTTTCAGATAGCGCTAAGATAGGTGGAGTGGGAAGTTTGATTGCAAATTTTTTACAAAAAGAAAATCTTTGTCATATAAAGCTAGTAAGCTTTGAATTTGAAGATCAATTCATAACTCATGGTAAAACAAATGAAGTGGAAAAATTTCTAGAAATTGATGTTGAATCTTTGTGTAAAAAGATTAAAATTTATTAA
- the xseA gene encoding exodeoxyribonuclease VII large subunit: MKVSELNLKAKSLLEFHLDDIELSGEISKITIHGSGHWYFDLKDEKSSIACVMFKGFNQFVQVKPKVGDMLDLRGYVSLYEASGRYQFIAKSMQKTSLGDLEAKFLALKEKLEKEGLFDVNAKKSIVKFPKKIGIITSFTSAALQDMLKLISQKEYNLCKITIFNALTQGQSAPNSLINALKKADEYDFDAIILARGGGSREDLFCFNDEELARCIFSLKTPTVSAIGHEIDYVISDFVADLRAPTPSAAIDMIFPNKLSLEQGLDELAMRFKSQMLNHLKFYQNKIDHLQNLAKAKSLENAFFLRKQKLDFLQSQLKSVLNLKLLNYENKLNNFEELLTQHKNFFDKSKNLINLQKDGKNISLEKLKKGDIIKLCSINESKEAQIL; the protein is encoded by the coding sequence ATGAAAGTTTCAGAACTTAATTTAAAAGCTAAAAGTTTATTAGAATTTCATCTTGATGATATAGAGCTTAGTGGAGAAATTTCTAAGATAACTATACACGGTTCAGGACATTGGTATTTTGATTTAAAAGATGAAAAATCAAGTATAGCTTGCGTAATGTTTAAAGGCTTTAATCAATTTGTTCAAGTTAAACCTAAAGTTGGTGATATGCTTGATCTTAGAGGCTATGTGAGTTTATATGAAGCAAGCGGTAGGTATCAATTTATCGCTAAAAGTATGCAAAAAACAAGCCTTGGAGATTTAGAAGCTAAATTTTTAGCCTTAAAAGAAAAACTTGAAAAAGAAGGTTTGTTTGATGTAAATGCCAAAAAAAGCATTGTAAAATTTCCCAAAAAAATAGGCATAATCACTTCTTTTACTTCAGCTGCTTTGCAAGATATGTTAAAGCTAATTTCACAAAAAGAATACAATCTTTGCAAAATAACTATTTTTAATGCTCTCACTCAAGGACAAAGCGCTCCAAATTCTTTGATAAATGCTTTAAAAAAAGCTGATGAGTATGATTTTGATGCGATTATTTTAGCAAGAGGTGGTGGAAGTAGGGAGGATTTATTTTGTTTTAATGATGAAGAACTTGCAAGATGTATTTTTTCTTTAAAAACGCCTACTGTTTCTGCTATTGGACATGAGATTGATTATGTTATTAGTGATTTTGTAGCAGATTTAAGAGCGCCAACTCCAAGTGCGGCTATTGATATGATTTTTCCAAATAAACTCAGCTTAGAACAAGGACTTGATGAGCTTGCTATGCGTTTTAAAAGCCAAATGTTAAACCATCTTAAGTTTTATCAAAATAAAATCGATCATTTGCAAAATTTAGCCAAAGCCAAATCTTTAGAAAATGCTTTTTTTCTTAGAAAACAAAAGCTTGATTTTTTACAAAGTCAACTAAAGAGCGTTTTAAATTTAAAATTACTAAACTATGAAAACAAACTTAATAATTTTGAAGAGCTTTTAACTCAGCATAAAAATTTTTTTGATAAAAGTAAAAATTTGATAAATTTACAAAAAGATGGCAAAAATATTTCTCTTGAAAAACTAAAAAAAGGAGATATTATAAAACTTTGCTCAATAAATGAGAGTAAAGAAGCCCAAATACTATAA
- the ubiE gene encoding bifunctional demethylmenaquinone methyltransferase/2-methoxy-6-polyprenyl-1,4-benzoquinol methylase UbiE: MQKQEKIVKMFDDIAPTYDKANRILSFGTDVSWRKKACLDVFKFSNNELDIIDVACGTGDMIIEWQNQALRANKNILSIKGVDPSAGMLEVAKKKIPNAIFIQAKAQELPLENESADIISISYGIRNVVDRKEAIKEFARVLKKDGILLVLEFTKREQGGFIAACRDFYLKNILPKVGGFISKNYSAYEYLPNSIDDFLSKEEFIKELREHFEMLEYKSFSFGVCSMFIARKK, encoded by the coding sequence ATGCAAAAACAAGAAAAAATAGTTAAAATGTTTGATGATATAGCTCCAACTTATGATAAAGCTAATAGAATTTTAAGCTTTGGAACTGATGTGAGTTGGAGAAAAAAAGCTTGTTTAGATGTTTTTAAATTTTCTAATAATGAACTTGATATTATCGATGTAGCTTGTGGTACGGGCGATATGATTATAGAATGGCAAAATCAAGCCCTAAGAGCAAATAAAAATATCCTTAGTATAAAAGGGGTTGATCCAAGTGCAGGTATGCTTGAAGTGGCTAAGAAAAAAATTCCAAATGCTATTTTTATACAAGCAAAAGCACAAGAGCTTCCGCTTGAAAATGAAAGTGCAGATATTATAAGTATAAGTTATGGCATACGCAATGTTGTAGATAGAAAAGAAGCTATAAAAGAATTTGCAAGGGTGTTAAAAAAGGATGGGATTTTACTTGTGCTTGAATTTACCAAAAGAGAGCAGGGTGGTTTTATAGCTGCTTGTAGAGATTTTTACTTAAAAAATATTTTGCCAAAAGTGGGTGGATTTATCAGTAAAAATTATAGTGCTTATGAATATTTACCAAATTCCATTGATGATTTTTTAAGTAAAGAAGAATTTATTAAAGAACTCCGTGAGCATTTTGAAATGCTAGAGTATAAAAGCTTTAGCTTTGGTGTTTGCTCTATGTTTATTGCAAGAAAAAAATGA
- the perR gene encoding peroxide-responsive transcriptional repressor PerR: MELIQLLKNCDLKATPQRLCILKILKRHEHPNIESLYESIKEEYPSISLATVYKNLNTLKEQGLVVEINTPNQKTCYDIYEYPHIHVICSKCNHIEDVCYEDSGINKYQEELEKKIGNIIDYLGVFAYVNGCKACKK; the protein is encoded by the coding sequence ATGGAACTTATTCAACTGCTTAAAAATTGTGATTTAAAAGCCACTCCTCAAAGACTTTGTATTTTAAAAATTTTAAAACGCCATGAACACCCTAATATTGAATCTTTATATGAAAGTATTAAGGAAGAATACCCTTCTATTTCTTTAGCTACAGTGTATAAAAATTTAAATACCTTAAAAGAACAAGGTTTGGTAGTAGAAATCAACACTCCAAATCAAAAAACTTGTTATGATATTTATGAATATCCACATATTCATGTTATTTGTAGCAAATGTAATCATATTGAAGATGTGTGTTATGAAGATAGTGGGATTAATAAATATCAAGAAGAACTTGAGAAAAAAATCGGCAATATTATTGATTATCTTGGTGTGTTTGCTTATGTGAATGGTTGTAAAGCTTGTAAAAAATAA